In one Shinella zoogloeoides genomic region, the following are encoded:
- a CDS encoding C45 family autoproteolytic acyltransferase/hydolase — MSTDAGLSFIEIAGTPHEVGVGLGRFGREIVHRHLVKGHAWASVMAFRDDPRIAAMQGLVEARFPAYWAELQGLAVGLDLAFDEVFLWNCRGDVWAFAPDGCTTVQVPGREPLLAHNEDGDPGFRGHCALAHVRAEGGVAFTSFVYPASIPGHTFAVTEAGLVQTVNNIRSRRIGVGLPRMVLGRALLDCRTLDEAVRFLETSERAGAFHMTLAQKGDPRLVSIEYTHTTCSLTVIDRPRCHANHLVHDGTRQEEQVITGSSQSRQERGDAILARATSPHPNPLEILWDSSIAPLPIYRAQPDDPDHENTLATAIFRIGAEAIHWQVYDQADALPRFTMDGGLTPS, encoded by the coding sequence ATGTCCACTGATGCCGGGCTGAGCTTCATCGAGATCGCCGGTACGCCGCACGAAGTCGGTGTGGGTCTTGGCCGCTTCGGCCGCGAGATCGTCCATCGCCATCTCGTCAAGGGCCATGCCTGGGCCTCCGTCATGGCATTTCGGGACGATCCGCGCATCGCCGCGATGCAGGGTCTGGTCGAGGCGCGTTTCCCCGCCTATTGGGCGGAACTGCAAGGCCTTGCCGTCGGTCTCGATCTGGCCTTCGACGAGGTCTTCCTGTGGAACTGCCGGGGCGATGTCTGGGCCTTTGCGCCGGACGGCTGCACGACGGTGCAGGTTCCCGGCCGGGAACCGCTCCTTGCCCACAACGAGGATGGCGATCCTGGTTTCCGCGGCCATTGCGCACTCGCCCATGTCCGCGCCGAGGGCGGCGTCGCCTTCACCAGCTTCGTCTATCCCGCCTCGATCCCCGGTCACACGTTCGCGGTGACGGAGGCCGGCCTCGTCCAGACCGTCAACAATATCCGCTCGCGCAGGATCGGTGTTGGCTTGCCGCGCATGGTTCTCGGCCGCGCCCTCCTCGACTGCCGTACGCTCGACGAGGCTGTTCGCTTCCTCGAGACGTCCGAGCGCGCCGGGGCGTTCCACATGACGCTCGCCCAGAAGGGCGACCCACGCCTCGTCAGTATCGAATATACTCATACGACCTGTAGCCTGACCGTCATCGATCGCCCGCGATGCCATGCCAATCATCTGGTTCACGACGGCACGCGACAGGAGGAGCAGGTGATCACCGGTTCCTCGCAGTCCCGCCAAGAGCGCGGCGACGCCATCCTTGCCCGTGCAACAAGCCCGCACCCGAATCCCCTCGAAATTCTCTGGGACAGTAGCATCGCGCCTCTTCCTATCTACCGCGCGCAGCCAGACGATCCGGACCACGAAAACACGCTTGCCACAGCGATCTTCCGCATCGGCGCCGAGGCGATCCATTGGCAGGTTTATGATCAAGCCGACGCATTGCCGCGCTTCACGATGGATGGCGGGTTGACGCCTAGTTAG
- a CDS encoding MFS transporter, which translates to MISEDTIPVRGRPIPWGAMAGIIATVTVFAVAQGLTYPLLSFILERQGTTPGLIGLSAAMTPLGFIVSAPLIPVLARRVGAARLAILCSILAALTLIAIAWTQDIRAWMPLRFLLGVFANPLSVISETWLVAITPAERRGRIMGLYSSLVSGGFALGPLSLHLVGTEGWLPFMIGIAAFLLCGPIVLAVVPRLPKMPQEGEAVSVGGFFALAPLLLLAVFVAASFEQTLLTLLAVYGAALGSTERRIATLITCFVAGNALLQVVLGRMAERLGSARTMLFCTLASLAGCLLLQAVFDTWLLWPVAFLWGGVSFGLYTMALIQLGERFRGRALIAGNAAFALFWGVGGIAGSPATGLAMHLIGHQGLPFVLGLLCCILAIFLLAEQRHRGWTTR; encoded by the coding sequence ATGATTTCGGAAGACACGATACCGGTGCGGGGCAGGCCCATCCCGTGGGGCGCGATGGCGGGCATCATAGCGACTGTCACGGTCTTCGCGGTGGCACAGGGGCTAACCTATCCGCTGCTCAGCTTCATTCTCGAGCGGCAAGGCACCACGCCCGGCCTGATCGGCCTGTCGGCGGCAATGACGCCGCTGGGTTTCATCGTCTCCGCCCCCTTGATTCCGGTGCTGGCAAGGCGTGTCGGCGCCGCACGGCTGGCGATCCTGTGTTCGATCCTCGCCGCGCTCACCTTGATCGCCATCGCCTGGACACAGGACATCCGGGCCTGGATGCCGCTGCGCTTCCTGCTCGGCGTCTTCGCCAATCCGCTTTCCGTGATCAGCGAAACCTGGCTGGTCGCAATCACGCCCGCCGAACGCCGCGGGCGTATCATGGGCCTCTATTCGTCGCTCGTTTCCGGTGGTTTCGCCCTCGGCCCGCTTTCGCTCCATCTGGTCGGAACCGAGGGTTGGCTGCCTTTCATGATCGGCATCGCGGCCTTCCTCCTGTGCGGCCCGATCGTGCTTGCGGTCGTGCCGCGCCTGCCGAAGATGCCGCAGGAAGGCGAGGCGGTATCGGTCGGCGGTTTTTTCGCGCTGGCGCCACTTCTCCTGCTCGCCGTTTTCGTCGCCGCCTCTTTCGAGCAGACCCTGCTGACCCTGCTCGCGGTCTATGGCGCGGCGCTCGGCAGCACCGAACGGCGCATCGCGACGCTCATCACCTGTTTCGTCGCAGGCAATGCCTTGCTGCAGGTCGTGCTCGGGCGCATGGCCGAGCGGCTTGGCTCGGCGCGAACCATGCTGTTCTGTACTTTGGCTTCCCTCGCCGGCTGCCTCCTGCTGCAGGCGGTCTTCGACACCTGGCTGCTCTGGCCGGTCGCCTTCCTCTGGGGCGGAGTGTCGTTCGGGCTCTACACCATGGCGCTGATCCAGCTCGGCGAGCGTTTCCGGGGACGAGCCCTGATCGCCGGCAACGCGGCGTTCGCCTTGTTTTGGGGCGTCGGCGGCATCGCCGGCTCACCCGCGACGGGATTGGCGATGCATCTCATCGGTCACCAGGGGCTGCCATTCGTCCTCGGCCTGCTGTGCTGCATACTGGCAATCTTCCTGCTGGCGGAACAGCGACATCGTGGCTGGACAACCCGCTGA
- a CDS encoding winged helix-turn-helix domain-containing tetratricopeptide repeat protein, producing MQGSRFAFGPFVLDPGVGTLVRNDEPVAIGHRGLRLLAALVGRPGEILGKAELMDAAWPGMAVEEGNLTVQIAQLRKLLGRAVDGSEWISTVPRVGYRFTRASERLKGTKKKPLPPPDKPSIAVLPFVNVGNDPDQEAFADGLTEDLITDLSRISGLFVIARNSAFAYKGKAMDVRAIAEDLGVRYLLEGSARRAAGRVRINAQLVDAESGDHLWAERFDRGLDDIFAVQDEVTARIVEALLGRIRALPPRNRPKNLEAHDLCMRARRLMDDSPQMAQEAHLMLTRAVSLDPDYADACRWLAMNHWMGWVHSGGPTDESRNTALELAQRAVSLDPDDAGCRWVLAYLLAYDRRFAAADAEFARAIELDPNEADAFAALSDIAVLAGRIEEGLEHIRKAFRLNPFPASWYFLVLGQAQYAAGAYEAAVETLRRDETYRTSSRRFLAASLARMGRLDEARAEAELFLVGNPDFSIRHWAETEPVRDAATLAHFVDGFRKAGLPA from the coding sequence ATGCAGGGATCGCGTTTTGCCTTTGGTCCGTTCGTGCTTGATCCAGGGGTGGGAACGCTTGTTCGGAACGATGAGCCCGTTGCCATCGGTCATCGCGGCTTGAGGCTGCTTGCGGCGCTCGTCGGGCGGCCCGGTGAAATTCTGGGCAAGGCCGAATTGATGGATGCGGCCTGGCCGGGCATGGCGGTCGAGGAAGGCAATCTTACCGTTCAGATCGCGCAGCTCAGGAAACTGCTTGGCCGGGCGGTGGACGGCAGCGAGTGGATTTCGACGGTTCCGCGCGTCGGCTACCGCTTTACGAGGGCAAGCGAACGGCTCAAGGGTACGAAGAAGAAGCCTTTGCCGCCGCCCGACAAGCCATCGATCGCCGTGCTGCCCTTCGTCAATGTCGGCAACGATCCGGATCAGGAAGCCTTCGCCGACGGGTTGACCGAGGACCTGATCACCGACCTTTCCCGGATCTCCGGGCTCTTCGTCATCGCGCGCAATTCGGCCTTTGCCTACAAGGGAAAGGCGATGGACGTGCGCGCGATCGCCGAGGACCTCGGCGTGCGCTACCTGCTGGAGGGAAGTGCGCGGCGTGCCGCGGGGCGCGTGCGCATCAATGCGCAACTGGTCGATGCGGAAAGCGGCGATCATCTGTGGGCCGAGCGCTTCGATCGTGGCCTCGACGATATCTTCGCCGTTCAGGACGAGGTGACGGCCAGGATAGTGGAGGCGCTGCTCGGACGGATCCGTGCGCTGCCGCCGCGCAACCGGCCGAAAAATCTCGAAGCCCATGATCTCTGCATGCGGGCGCGCAGGCTGATGGATGATTCACCGCAGATGGCGCAGGAAGCGCATCTTATGCTCACCCGCGCGGTGTCGCTCGATCCGGACTATGCGGACGCCTGCCGCTGGCTTGCCATGAACCACTGGATGGGCTGGGTGCATTCCGGCGGACCAACGGATGAGTCCCGCAACACCGCCCTGGAACTGGCACAAAGGGCCGTGTCGCTCGATCCCGACGATGCGGGCTGCCGCTGGGTCCTGGCTTACCTGCTTGCCTATGACCGCAGATTCGCCGCGGCGGACGCGGAATTTGCCCGGGCGATCGAACTCGACCCGAACGAGGCCGACGCCTTCGCGGCGCTTTCCGACATCGCGGTGCTGGCCGGGCGTATCGAGGAGGGCCTCGAGCACATCCGCAAGGCGTTCCGGCTGAACCCGTTTCCAGCAAGCTGGTACTTTCTGGTGCTCGGCCAGGCGCAATATGCGGCCGGCGCCTACGAGGCCGCCGTCGAGACATTGCGCCGGGACGAGACCTACCGGACAAGCTCGCGGCGTTTCCTGGCGGCAAGCCTTGCCCGGATGGGTCGGCTCGATGAGGCTCGCGCCGAGGCCGAGTTGTTTCTCGTCGGCAATCCGGATTTCTCGATCCGCCACTGGGCCGAGACGGAGCCGGTCCGCGATGCGGCGACGCTTGCGCATTTCGTCGACGGCTTTCGCAAGGCTGGTCTTCCGGCGTGA
- a CDS encoding ABC transporter substrate-binding protein, producing MLNSKLKYALLAAAALVGASAGTAEASYCGDGKTVTFAGIDWESGAFITEVMKEILSKGYDCKVDSIPGNSVTLEQATANNDVQIFAEEWIGRSDVWNKAAEAGQVKSVGKTFVGAAEGWFVPEYLVKGDGAKAPDLKSVEQLSDPKFVELFKDPEEPTKGRFLNCPSGWTCEGVNTAKLAAYKLGESYVNFRPGTGTALDAAIAAAYLQQEPMLFYYWSPTAIMGKYKLVQLEEPAYSEACWKELTSADGKREAGCAFPSVEVAYGVNSTFAGEAPEIMEILEKATFPLEEVNASLAYMTDQKVDAVAAAKNFLQTKADVWGGWVSADAKARIEAAVK from the coding sequence ATGCTGAATTCCAAACTGAAATACGCACTTCTCGCCGCCGCAGCCCTTGTCGGCGCTTCCGCCGGCACGGCCGAGGCCTCCTATTGCGGCGACGGCAAGACCGTCACCTTTGCCGGCATCGATTGGGAAAGCGGCGCCTTCATCACCGAGGTCATGAAGGAAATCCTCTCCAAGGGTTACGACTGCAAGGTCGATTCCATCCCCGGCAACTCCGTGACGCTGGAGCAGGCGACGGCCAACAACGACGTGCAGATCTTCGCCGAAGAATGGATCGGCCGTTCCGACGTCTGGAACAAGGCTGCCGAAGCGGGCCAGGTGAAATCGGTCGGCAAGACCTTCGTGGGCGCGGCGGAAGGCTGGTTCGTGCCGGAATATCTCGTCAAGGGCGACGGGGCGAAGGCACCGGATCTCAAGAGCGTCGAGCAGCTTTCCGACCCGAAATTCGTCGAACTGTTCAAGGATCCGGAAGAGCCGACCAAGGGCCGCTTCCTGAATTGCCCGTCGGGCTGGACCTGCGAGGGTGTCAACACCGCCAAGCTTGCGGCCTACAAGCTCGGCGAGAGCTATGTGAACTTCCGTCCCGGCACGGGCACCGCGCTCGACGCGGCGATTGCCGCCGCCTACCTCCAGCAGGAGCCGATGCTCTTCTACTACTGGAGCCCGACGGCGATCATGGGCAAGTACAAGCTCGTCCAGCTCGAAGAGCCTGCCTATAGCGAAGCCTGCTGGAAGGAACTGACCAGTGCCGACGGCAAGCGCGAGGCCGGCTGCGCCTTCCCCTCCGTCGAGGTCGCCTATGGCGTCAACAGCACATTTGCCGGCGAGGCGCCCGAGATCATGGAAATCCTCGAAAAGGCGACCTTCCCGCTGGAAGAAGTCAATGCCAGCCTCGCCTACATGACCGACCAGAAGGTCGATGCCGTCGCCGCCGCGAAGAACTTCCTCCAGACCAAGGCAGACGTCTGGGGTGGGTGGGTCTCGGCGGATGCGAAGGCGCGCATCGAAGCGGCCGTCAAGTAA
- a CDS encoding quaternary amine ABC transporter ATP-binding protein, with protein MTDINIRNVSKIFGGNWKTALAMTQQGADKSEVLAKTGCSVGLDNVSLDIAGGRIFVIMGLSGSGKSTLVRHINRLIEPTSGEILIDGGNVLDLKPKELRDFRNRRVSMVFQNFGLMPHRTVLQNVVYGQRVRGLTKTDSTPIGMKWIETVGLAGYENKYPHQLSGGMKQRVGLARALAADTDVILMDEAFSALDPLIRADMQDQLLQLEKNLHKTIVFITHDLDEALRIGAQIAILKDGKLVQVGTPSEILNSPANDYVARFVQRRTGAGEAHHA; from the coding sequence ATGACTGACATCAACATCCGCAACGTTTCCAAGATTTTCGGTGGCAACTGGAAAACGGCGCTCGCCATGACCCAGCAGGGCGCCGACAAGTCCGAGGTGCTGGCGAAGACCGGTTGCAGCGTCGGCCTTGACAATGTCAGCCTCGATATCGCTGGCGGCCGCATCTTCGTCATCATGGGCCTCTCCGGCTCGGGCAAGTCGACGCTGGTGCGCCACATCAACCGGCTGATCGAGCCGACCAGCGGAGAAATCCTCATCGACGGCGGCAATGTGCTCGACCTCAAGCCGAAGGAACTGCGCGACTTCCGCAACCGGCGCGTCAGCATGGTGTTCCAGAATTTCGGCCTGATGCCGCACCGCACCGTGTTGCAGAACGTCGTCTACGGCCAGCGCGTGCGCGGGCTCACCAAGACGGATTCCACGCCTATCGGCATGAAGTGGATCGAAACGGTCGGCCTCGCCGGCTATGAGAACAAATACCCGCACCAGCTTTCCGGCGGCATGAAGCAGCGCGTCGGCCTTGCCCGGGCGCTTGCGGCCGATACCGACGTCATCCTGATGGACGAGGCCTTCTCCGCGCTCGATCCGCTGATCCGCGCCGACATGCAGGACCAGTTGCTCCAGCTCGAAAAGAACCTGCACAAGACCATCGTCTTCATCACGCACGATCTCGACGAGGCCTTGCGTATCGGCGCGCAGATCGCGATCCTCAAGGACGGCAAGCTGGTGCAGGTCGGCACGCCGAGCGAGATCCTCAACAGCCCCGCCAACGACTATGTCGCCCGTTTCGTGCAGCGCCGCACCGGCGCAGGAGAAGCCCATCATGCCTGA
- a CDS encoding CYTH and CHAD domain-containing protein, whose translation MPEVELKLEIAPEDAEVLIASDLLGASGESREQRSTYFDTDDRRLFKGGFSLRIRHLGKTRLQTVKAAASTASLFSRGEWERQVTSDVPIIEHGTPLQAVFGDIGQALTPIFEVDVARRVWNVVEGKSNIEVSLDLGDILADERRQRICEIELELKDGDPIDLFRLARRIVAIIPAKIGVRSKAERGYRLLEAASSAAKAEPTDLAPDMTAEAAFRRIAQSCFRQFRLNESVLLRRRSEDALHQARVALRRLRSALYLFKAHLGEDAGRFSSEFRWLAGLLGDVRNLDVLLAKVTEDEVREKLLDAREKACTVAVEALSSSRASALAMDFYEWIHCGPYRDEPALQLPAKEFARKALDKCRRKLKKHGRELATVGDEDRHRVRKDAKKLRYASEFFQALFASKRDGRRYKHFSDAMETVQDHLGALNDLASSLAVLRKHGLESVIAKAAGDQAGKRGLIRDAQAALDQLIETKRFWR comes from the coding sequence ATGCCGGAGGTCGAGCTGAAGCTTGAGATCGCACCGGAGGACGCCGAAGTCCTCATCGCATCGGATTTGCTCGGCGCATCCGGAGAGAGCCGTGAGCAGCGCTCGACCTATTTCGATACGGATGACCGCAGGCTGTTCAAGGGCGGTTTTTCTCTCAGGATACGTCACCTGGGCAAGACAAGGCTCCAGACCGTCAAGGCTGCGGCCTCGACGGCGTCGCTGTTTTCCCGGGGGGAATGGGAGAGGCAGGTGACATCCGATGTACCGATCATCGAGCATGGCACGCCTTTGCAGGCCGTATTTGGCGATATCGGCCAGGCGCTGACACCGATTTTCGAGGTCGACGTGGCGCGTCGCGTCTGGAATGTCGTCGAGGGCAAATCAAATATCGAAGTGTCGCTCGACCTGGGAGATATCCTCGCCGACGAGCGCCGCCAGCGCATTTGCGAAATCGAGCTGGAACTCAAGGACGGCGATCCCATCGACCTGTTCCGCCTTGCGCGGAGGATCGTAGCGATCATTCCGGCGAAAATCGGTGTGCGGTCGAAAGCGGAGCGCGGCTATCGCCTGCTGGAAGCGGCATCCAGCGCGGCCAAGGCGGAGCCGACGGACCTCGCACCTGATATGACCGCTGAGGCAGCGTTCCGCCGGATCGCGCAATCCTGCTTCCGCCAGTTCCGCCTCAATGAATCCGTTCTGCTTCGTCGCAGGAGCGAGGACGCTCTTCACCAGGCCCGCGTTGCGCTCCGGCGTCTTCGATCGGCCCTATACCTGTTCAAGGCGCATCTTGGGGAGGACGCCGGCCGATTTTCGAGCGAGTTCCGCTGGCTTGCCGGCCTTTTGGGAGATGTCAGGAACCTCGATGTGCTTCTGGCCAAGGTGACCGAGGACGAGGTCCGGGAAAAGCTTCTCGATGCGCGCGAAAAGGCCTGCACGGTTGCCGTCGAGGCGCTTTCCTCGTCGCGCGCCAGTGCTCTGGCGATGGATTTCTACGAATGGATCCATTGCGGTCCGTATCGTGACGAACCGGCATTGCAGCTGCCCGCGAAGGAATTTGCCCGGAAGGCTTTGGACAAGTGCCGGCGCAAGCTCAAGAAACATGGGCGCGAGCTTGCTACTGTCGGTGACGAAGATCGGCACAGGGTCCGCAAGGATGCGAAGAAGCTGCGCTACGCTTCGGAGTTTTTTCAAGCGCTCTTTGCGAGCAAAAGAGATGGCCGCCGGTACAAACACTTCAGCGACGCCATGGAAACGGTGCAGGATCATCTCGGCGCCTTGAATGATCTTGCCTCCAGCCTGGCTGTTCTGCGCAAGCACGGTCTGGAAAGCGTAATTGCGAAAGCCGCCGGCGACCAGGCAGGCAAGAGGGGGCTGATCCGGGATGCGCAAGCGGCGCTGGATCAATTGATCGAAACCAAGAGGTTCTGGCGATAG
- a CDS encoding HAL/PAL/TAL family ammonia-lyase, which yields MPETIVLDRALTWQEIAAVAKGAAISLPDKTWQRIAAARAVVDALVEKRVRGYGINTGVGALCDVIVDIPEQQALSRNILLSHACGVGEPLGREETRAVMAAQIANFAHGYSGVRIETVETLLALLNADILPVIPSKGSVGYLTHAAAIGIVLIGEGEARHEGTLVSGRQALEKLGRAPLVLGAKEGLSLVNGTPCATGLASLALARAAHLAGWADAAAAMSYENLGAQADPFAAAPLALRTSPGLRTVGENLRRLLAGSPLLAQSAGSRTQDPLSLRAVPQVHGAVRDSLAQVADVVSRELASVTDNPIVAGTPESPEVHSQAHAVGAALGLAMDALGIAAAELAAISERRIDRLVNPLVSGLPAFLAEGSGVASGFMIIQYTAAALVAENRRLAAPASLDGGITSALQEDILTHATPAADKALAILTNLETVLAIEVMAAAQAYDMQPGAGGKAVGTRTLYDRVRGVVPIYRDDQPLNGLVTVVRDFLRTTDVGM from the coding sequence ATGCCTGAAACGATCGTTCTCGATCGTGCACTGACATGGCAGGAAATCGCCGCTGTCGCCAAGGGCGCAGCGATTTCCCTGCCGGACAAGACATGGCAGCGCATCGCCGCCGCCCGTGCGGTGGTCGATGCGCTCGTCGAAAAGCGCGTGCGCGGCTACGGCATCAATACGGGCGTCGGCGCGCTCTGCGACGTGATCGTGGACATCCCCGAACAGCAAGCGCTCTCCCGCAACATCCTGCTCAGCCATGCCTGCGGCGTCGGCGAACCGCTCGGCCGGGAAGAAACCCGTGCCGTGATGGCCGCGCAGATCGCCAATTTCGCCCACGGCTATTCCGGCGTGCGCATCGAGACGGTCGAGACACTGCTGGCGCTGCTCAACGCCGATATCCTGCCGGTCATCCCATCGAAGGGATCGGTCGGCTATCTCACGCACGCCGCGGCCATCGGAATCGTGCTGATCGGCGAGGGCGAAGCCCGCCATGAGGGCACGCTGGTTTCCGGCCGGCAGGCGCTGGAGAAACTCGGCCGTGCGCCGCTGGTGCTCGGCGCCAAGGAAGGCCTCAGCCTCGTCAACGGCACGCCCTGCGCCACCGGCCTTGCGAGCCTCGCCCTTGCCCGTGCCGCGCACCTTGCCGGCTGGGCCGATGCCGCCGCGGCGATGAGTTATGAAAATCTCGGCGCGCAAGCCGATCCCTTCGCCGCCGCGCCTCTGGCGCTGCGCACTTCCCCCGGCCTGCGGACGGTCGGCGAGAACCTGCGCCGCCTGCTCGCCGGAAGCCCGCTGCTCGCGCAGTCCGCCGGCTCGCGCACGCAGGATCCGCTCAGCCTGCGCGCGGTGCCGCAGGTGCATGGCGCCGTGCGCGACAGCCTCGCCCAGGTCGCAGACGTGGTGAGCCGCGAGCTTGCCAGCGTCACGGACAACCCCATCGTCGCGGGCACGCCGGAGTCGCCGGAAGTTCATTCGCAGGCCCACGCCGTCGGGGCCGCACTCGGCCTTGCCATGGATGCGCTGGGCATAGCGGCGGCGGAGCTTGCCGCCATTTCCGAACGGCGCATCGACCGGCTCGTCAATCCACTCGTCAGCGGCCTGCCCGCCTTCCTCGCGGAAGGCAGCGGCGTCGCCTCGGGCTTCATGATCATCCAGTATACGGCCGCGGCGCTCGTCGCGGAAAACCGCCGCCTCGCCGCCCCCGCCAGCCTGGACGGCGGCATCACCTCGGCGCTGCAGGAAGATATCCTCACCCACGCCACTCCGGCCGCCGACAAGGCGCTCGCCATCCTCACCAATCTCGAAACCGTTCTCGCCATCGAGGTCATGGCTGCCGCACAAGCCTATGACATGCAGCCCGGTGCCGGCGGCAAGGCTGTCGGTACCCGAACGCTTTACGATCGGGTACGCGGCGTTGTTCCCATCTACCGCGACGACCAGCCGCTCAACGGGCTCGTTACGGTGGTGCGGGATTTTCTCCGCACCACGGACGTCGGAATGTAG
- the hutC gene encoding histidine utilization repressor, translating to MPHEETGLSARGAKDRGAPIYERMKTEIRTRIETGEWPVNHRIPSENELVETLGVSRMTANRALRELANEGVITRVQGRGSFVAPKKRSAPVLGVRNIADEIIERGSVHRTELILAQSEICSHELAAALELNVGAQSFHSVMVHHEDDVPIQLEDRFVNPAVAPDYLEQDFSRTTPNAFLTSIAPIARTEQFIEAVLPQPWECKVLAIARSEPCILIRRRTWSQDRVVTSVRLLYPGSRYRLQSNF from the coding sequence ATGCCGCACGAAGAGACCGGCCTTTCGGCGAGAGGCGCGAAGGACCGCGGCGCGCCGATCTACGAGCGTATGAAAACCGAGATCCGGACGCGCATCGAAACCGGCGAATGGCCGGTCAATCATCGTATCCCGTCGGAGAACGAACTGGTGGAAACGCTCGGCGTCAGCCGCATGACGGCGAACCGCGCGCTTCGGGAACTGGCCAATGAAGGCGTCATCACGCGTGTGCAGGGCAGGGGCTCGTTCGTCGCGCCGAAGAAGCGCAGCGCCCCGGTCCTCGGCGTGCGCAACATCGCCGACGAGATTATCGAACGCGGCTCGGTCCACCGTACGGAACTGATCCTCGCCCAGAGCGAGATCTGCAGCCATGAGCTGGCGGCTGCGCTGGAGCTGAATGTGGGCGCCCAGTCCTTCCACTCGGTCATGGTGCATCACGAGGATGACGTACCGATCCAGCTTGAGGATCGTTTCGTCAATCCCGCCGTCGCGCCCGATTATCTGGAGCAGGACTTTTCCCGCACGACGCCCAATGCGTTTCTCACGAGCATCGCGCCGATTGCCCGGACGGAGCAGTTCATCGAAGCTGTGCTGCCGCAGCCCTGGGAATGCAAGGTGCTGGCGATCGCCCGCTCCGAACCGTGCATCCTCATCCGCCGCCGCACCTGGTCGCAGGACCGAGTGGTGACGTCCGTGCGCCTGCTCTATCCCGGCTCGCGCTATCGTTTGCAGAGCAATTTTTGA
- a CDS encoding ABC transporter permease, with product MFPEAFHISIRGPINDFVQSLVVNYGFVFKAISHTLLQAILFVEWILRGLPWWAVFIVFLALAWFASKKISLVVTVAVMLFAVGALGLWDLTMQTLALMLIASLISVAIGVPMGIWLAKSELMRRITLPVLDVMQTMPSFVYLIPAIMLFGLGKVPAVLATIIYAVPPLIRLTDLGIRQVDGEVVEAATAFGGSPSQILFGVELPLATPTIMAGLNQTIMMALSMVVVASMIGARGLGEQVLNGIQTLDVGKGLEAGLGIVILAIVLDRITQGFGQMSRKERGND from the coding sequence ATGTTTCCTGAAGCTTTCCATATTTCCATTCGAGGCCCCATCAACGACTTCGTGCAGTCGCTGGTGGTGAATTACGGTTTCGTCTTCAAGGCGATCTCGCACACGCTCCTTCAGGCCATCCTCTTCGTGGAGTGGATCCTGCGCGGCCTTCCCTGGTGGGCCGTCTTCATCGTCTTCCTGGCGCTCGCCTGGTTCGCGTCGAAGAAGATTTCCCTTGTCGTCACGGTCGCGGTCATGCTTTTCGCCGTCGGTGCGCTTGGCCTGTGGGATTTGACGATGCAGACGCTGGCGCTGATGCTGATCGCCAGCCTCATCTCCGTCGCCATCGGCGTGCCCATGGGCATCTGGCTTGCAAAAAGCGAGCTTATGCGGCGCATCACCCTTCCCGTGCTCGATGTCATGCAGACCATGCCGAGCTTCGTCTATCTCATTCCGGCGATCATGCTCTTCGGCCTCGGCAAGGTGCCGGCGGTGCTCGCCACCATCATCTACGCCGTGCCGCCGCTTATCCGCCTCACCGATCTCGGCATCCGCCAGGTGGATGGCGAGGTGGTGGAAGCCGCGACCGCTTTCGGCGGCAGTCCGTCGCAGATCCTCTTCGGCGTCGAGCTGCCGCTCGCCACGCCCACCATCATGGCCGGCCTCAACCAGACCATCATGATGGCGCTCTCCATGGTCGTCGTCGCCTCGATGATCGGCGCGCGCGGCCTCGGCGAGCAGGTCCTGAACGGCATCCAGACGCTCGACGTCGGCAAGGGGCTCGAAGCGGGCCTCGGCATCGTCATCCTTGCGATCGTGCTCGATCGCATCACGCAGGGCTTCGGCCAGATGAGCCGAAAGGAGCGCGGCAATGACTGA